In Acropora muricata isolate sample 2 chromosome 13, ASM3666990v1, whole genome shotgun sequence, the DNA window GTGCTTCAATTGTCAGGCTGATTTCTCGTCCAACTTTAGGactgtcttctttttcttgtgtagttaaataaaacgttttcAGCTTTCCTTGCACTCCAAGTTTCACAGCTAGGTCGTTGTCGCAAAGCGATACATTCGAACCATTATCCAGAAGGGCGTAGGTCACCACCGTTTTGTCAGAGTCTCGACTTCGTACCTTCACTGGAACAACTCTCAAACAGACTTTCCCTTCATTGGCAGAGGCACTATGAGTTTGCCCGCTAGAAATAGGCGAGGAAATAGGCGAGGAACTGTCAACTGGTTTTTCGGCGACCGGGGCGCTGCTGACCAAGGACTGCTGTTGACCTGGAGGGTGAAGCAGCGTATGATGCCTTCTTGTGCATCCTGGTATTTGGCAGGCACTTTTAGCTAAACACCCAACAGCGATGTGGCCATACTTGAAGCAATTATGACACAGGTGGGCTTTGCGCATGATTTGTAATCGTTCTTCGAAGGTTTTCTTTTCGAAGATCTGGCATCTCAGTAGGGAGTGAGGTCCGTCACATGCTGGGCAGCCTGCACGTCTTTGACCACCTTCTCTGTCACTGGTCACCTGGGTGCTAAGAGTGGTAACACGTTTAAACGGCGAAGGCCCAGTCTTTGAACTTGTTCTGTGCGCTGAATGTTCAGCTCGGTCACGTATGACATCAATTATACTTCCAAACACAGCGTTGTTTGCGGCTCGGGCTTTAACTTTAACGAAATCCGCTATGTGACCGATATTCGTTCTTTGGCCAGATTGTTGAATACCATCTGCTACTTCTATGAACTTAGCTCGAAGCTGAAAAGGCAATTTCTGTACAATTCGTCTCAGGTTGTCGGCACTATTGACTTCGTCCAAATACCCAATTGACCTCAGCGTATGTTCACAATCCTTTAACTGGTCTGCAAAGGTTAATAATCCGGAACGATCTGTTGGCTTTAAGGGAGGTCCTTCAGTCAACTTTGCTACATACTTCGAAGCGATTACAAACGGGTGACCGAACCGTTCTTTCAATAACTTCTTTGCGTTTTGATACCCAACTGACTGGTCCATGACTAAACAGCACTTGATGGTTTTTCTTGCATCGCCCGATGTGTATTGGAGAAGATACatcaatttttcactttcacTCGTTGCATTTCGCTCGATGTTAGTTTCAAATGATTTTATAAAATTCCAATACCCGAGAGGATTGCCATCGAAGGTTGGCAGCTCTGGTTTCGGCAATGCAAAGCCTTGCTTTATTGTTAAAGCCATACGGTCTAGTAAATCTATGGGCAAGGGATTACTGCTTCTTTCGTCATTTGCGAGTGGTTCACCACGAGGGACAAACTCTTCTGAATAATAATTCCTATCAATTTCTCTTGGGAGATATGAACGAGGTTCCCATTCTTCTGTTTTCACAACTTCAGGCTGCGATGCAAATTTTGATTCTTCTTTGCACGGGAAAAATTTACTGGAAACAAATCTCGGCTGGGTTAAACCAGTATTCTCTTCCGTTTCAAACAGCTCAACTCGCAGATCGGCTTGTTCAATATCATACTGCGCGTCTAAAATTTGTCTCTGtaactttattttttcttcttggcGTAATAATCTATGTTTTTTCTCCAGTTGCTGCATCTTCAAATGCGCCATTGCTTGTTTAGTTTTCAACGCCCTaattgacaaatttgaactCGCTTGACTTCGACGCGAACTAGCGGCACTAATCGAGTCCTCAGGGGCGATGTCCAACACTTCTTGGGTTTTAGCTACGGGCGCGGCGCTGTCAATCCATTGTTTAACACTTTGTTCAAACTCTTCCCTTCGTCGGCAGTGTTCGCGAAAGTAACGTGCTTCTTCATCCCACTCTTCAGGATCATCTCTTAAAGTCGCCACATACTCAAAATGAGCTCTTTGAAAGCGACCGAATGCTTCTTCGAGCGCCAATATTTTCTCAGACACTTCGTCAACATTTCTTGTGTCTTGTTGCAATTCTTCAATGCTCCGAAATAACTGGGCAACCTTTGACAAATATCCCGACCTTGAGTTCTTGAGGCGAAGGCTTTCAACGGCGTCCGTAGAAAGCACTCTTCTTCTACGCCTAGGTTCACCGGACAACATGACATTCGACGAGATCTTTGAATGAAAtgtaaaatactccttgcaCACTCTTTTAATCTACTTTATACTTTGACGattcactgaaataaaaatacatataaaaCTACGTAAGGacacaagaaaaagaagacagtCCTAAAGTTGGACGAGAAATCAGCCTGACAATTGAAGCACTTGATGGTGTCGAAAAGATAACAGTTCCAAGATTGTGGACCGTCGATAAGTTAAATGCCTCCAAACGAAGTATCCCATCTCAAGAAGACGTGAAACAATGGCCTCATTTACAAGACATCGTACTACCGAGCATTGATGAGAGCGAAATCAAATTGATTATTGGTAGCAACGTACCAGATGCTTTCTGGGTACTAGACGAAAGGCGTGGTGAAAGAGGAGAGCCATATGCCATACGTTCCCCCCTTGGCTGGACTCTGATAGGGCCAACAGACAGAGCTGAAAACAAAAGCTTCCATGTTAACTTTGTACGCCTAACAGAAGTCACCAAAAAGGATGATGATCGTTTAATGCATCAACTTGAACAGTTCTGGAAGATAGAGAACTATGGATTAAGTCCTAACTCAAAGGAGTCCATGTCGTTGGAGGACAAGAGAGCTCTTGCAGTTATGGAAAATTCAGCAACGATGGTAGATGGTCATTACCAGGTAGCACTACCTTGGAGAGAGCCGAATCTATATTTGCCTAACAATCGATCCATTGCAGAACGGCGGCTTTTCCTGCTGAAAAAAAGGTTACTGCAAGACAGCAAACTCTTTGATGGTTACAAAGCTACCATGGAAAACTACTTGGACAAAGGACATGCAAGAAGAGTGCCTGATCACGAGATGAATGCTCACGATAAGCCATTGTGGTATTTGCCCCATCATCCGGTGTTTAACAAGCCAGGGAAGACGAGAGTGGTTTTTGATTGTGCAGCAAAATATGGAGGGACTAGTCTGAACGATCAACTTCTCAGTGGACCAGATTTAACCAATTCCATTGTTGGTGTGTTAACGAGATTCCGCGAAAACCCAGTTGCGTTAGCAGCGGACATAGAGTGTATGTTCCACGAAGTCAGAGTGCCGCCTGCTGACCGAGATGCGTTTAGATTTTTGTGGTGGCCAAACAGCGACCTCAGCCAGGATCCAGTCGACCATCGTATGGAGGTCCACCTCTTTGGCGCCACGTCGTCACCGAGTTGTTCTAATTTTGCATTAAGAAAAACAGCACAAGATAACAAAGATGAATTTGCCAAGGACATCGTGAAGACCGTTAAAAGAAATTTCTACGTAGATGACTGCCTCAAATCGGTTGAATCCTCTGAAAGAGCTGTTGACCTAGCTGTTCAACTTAGCAATCTTCTTGCAAAAGGCGGTTTCAGGCTTACAAAATGGCTATGTAATAGACCGGAAGTCTTGGAATCCATTCCAAAAGATGAAAGAGCTCCATCGGTGCTGGATCTCGATTTGGACAAACTTCCCCTTCAGCGAGCGCTAGGGCTCAAGTGGGACATGGAGAGTGATAAGTTTACCTTTGCTGTGGTTCTCAAAGACAAGCCAAGTACCCGAAGAGGCATACTTTCACTAACAAGTTCTATTTATGATCCACTTGGGTTCCTAGTGCCAATCATCCTACCAGCAAAGAAATTGTTGCAAGATCTATGTAAACAAAAACTAGGATGGGATGATCCAGTCAGCAAAGTGGAAAGTCAAAGGTGGGAAATATGGAAGGAGAAGTTGCCCAGTCTAGCAGGAATGGGAGTAAACAGATGCGTTAGGCCGATCGACTTTGGAGAACTGAGAAGTTTCGAGCTCCACAACTTCGCTGATGCTTCTCAAATCGCTTATGGAGCAGTTTCGTATTTAAGAATGACAGATGTTGAGAGCAAGATCCATTGTGCGTTTCTCATGGGAAAGTCGCGCCTGGCCCACCTGAAACCTATGACTGTTCCGAGACTGGAATTATTGGCCGCTGTTCTTGCCGTCCAGATACACAAGACACTGGTTGAAGAGCTTGACATTCCAGTAACAAGATCGATATTTTGGACTGACTCCACTTGCGTTCTCCAGTATATAAGAAACACATCGAAGAGATTTCACACATTTGTAGCTAACCGGCTGGCTGTCATTCATGAGAATTCCAAACCCCACCAATGGAGGCACGTTAGATCGGACCTTAACCCTGCAGATGATGCAAGCAGAGGCCTCACAAAAGAAGAAATGCATGCAAAAGACAGATGGTTCGGAGGTCCTCAGTTCTTAAGGCAAAAAGAAGAATCCTGGCCCCCTGATCTCATCCTCTGTCAACCGGAATTAACAGATGAAGATCCGGAAATTAAACGTACCGTGCAACTTCGCTGTTTAGCGTTAACAAATAGTCAAGAAGTAGACGTTGTCTCAAGATTGATCGAA includes these proteins:
- the LOC136895115 gene encoding uncharacterized protein — protein: MHQLEQFWKIENYGLSPNSKESMSLEDKRALAVMENSATMVDGHYQVALPWREPNLYLPNNRSIAERRLFLLKKRLLQDSKLFDGYKATMENYLDKGHARRVPDHEMNAHDKPLWYLPHHPVFNKPGKTRVVFDCAAKYGGTSLNDQLLSGPDLTNSIVGVLTRFRENPVALAADIECMFHEVRVPPADRDAFRFLWWPNSDLSQDPVDHRMEVHLFGATSSPSCSNFALRKTAQDNKDEFAKDIVKTVKRNFYVDDCLKSVESSERAVDLAVQLSNLLAKGGFRLTKWLCNRPEVLESIPKDERAPSVLDLDLDKLPLQRALGLKWDMESDKFTFAVVLKDKPSTRRGILSLTSSIYDPLGFLVPIILPAKKLLQDLCKQKLGWDDPVSKVESQRWEIWKEKLPSLAGMGVNRCVRPIDFGELRSFELHNFADASQIAYGAVSYLRMTDVESKIHCAFLMGKSRLAHLKPMTVPRLELLAAVLAVQIHKTLVEELDIPVTRSIFWTDSTCVLQYIRNTSKRFHTFVANRLAVIHENSKPHQWRHVRSDLNPADDASRGLTKEEMHAKDRWFGGPQFLRQKEESWPPDLILCQPELTDEDPEIKRTVQLRCLALTNSQEVDVVSRLIERYSSWEKLRKAIAWILRFKIWFIGRYLRSPAAVTATTSSVLSVEEVCSAEKEIFKHVQRSVFPEVIKALQQLDQSHPPREVNSKLKNSKIPSSMRKLHPQLDDSGILRVGGRLENAQVNYEIKHPIIMPYRHRVTELIILQHHQQVGHLGQEYVLSSLRQLY